Proteins from one Nicotiana tabacum cultivar K326 chromosome 23, ASM71507v2, whole genome shotgun sequence genomic window:
- the LOC107759095 gene encoding uncharacterized protein LOC107759095: MACLHDHDCADHNCSSDWSLFKHIDLSKVSALNEAVRGSVKSVFKPWEQRLNTSEGHLESNEGDPELIVFIPFTADVKIKSIAIVGGADGTSPAKMRAFINRDGIDFSDAQSMQPVQEWDLAENLQGVLEYQTRYSRFQSVGNITLHFPDNFGGDATQIHYIGLKGEATQMKRDVVANIVYEVVPNPSDHKTRAEGGGGLSRVE; this comes from the exons ATGGCTTGCCTGCACGATCACGATTGCGCCGACCATAACTGTTCCTCCGATTGGTCTCTCTTCAAGCATATTGACCTTTCTAAG GTGTCTGCTTTGAACGAGGCTGTCAGAGGAAGTGTCAAATCCGTTTTTAAACCATGGGAGCAGCGTTTGAATACTTCGGAG GGCCACCTGGAAAGCAATGAAGGTGATCCTGAACTAATTGTTTTCATTCC GTTCACAGCAGATGTTAAAATCAAGAGCATAGCAATTGTCGGCGGCGCTGATGGAACAAGTCCAGCTAAAATGAGAGC GTTCATCAATCGGGATGGCATTGATTTTTCAGATGCTCAATCTATGCAACCAGTTCAG GAGTGGGATTTAGCCGAAAACTTGCAAGGAGTTTTAGAGTACCAGACAAG GTATTCTAGGTTTCAGAGTGTGGGAAATATCACCTTGCATTTCCCTGATAATTTTGGCGGTGATGCAACACAAATACATTATATTGGCTTGAAAGGAGAAGCCACCCAG ATGAAGAGGGACGTTGTTGCAAATATTGTTTATGAGGTTGTACCTAACCCCTCTGATCACAA GACTCGAGCTGAGGGCGGCGGAGGCCTTTCACGTGTGGAATAA